CGTAGTCCCCGGAAAGTAACGCCTTTGAAACTGGCGATTGCTTTGGAGCCTTCTGGTTTGGTGGTAGCGTTGATGGTGAGCCGGCCGTAGAGATTGGCTTCGGGCATGAATTCACCATTATCTACCAACAATCGTACATAAGAATTTGAATCGAGTGTACACTGCGCCTGCCAGAGCTTGAAATCAAGTTGTCCTTTGGGGCTGACAGTGAGCCAGTATTTGTTATCCTGCGTAACAACAGCCTCGTAGCTAAGCGAATCCTTATCAGCTACCGGCAACCCTATATTGCCTTTGAAACCCGCCGCCACCAGGCGATTGGCTTCAATGCCGATACTCAGTTCATCCACCGAGAACTTCCATCCCGATGCTGAGCCACTGCTATAAGAAAGAATATTTTTTCCATAGAATAATCCGCTCACACCATTATTGTCCACTATCAGATCATGCGCGCCAAAACTCACACGGGCATTTGCATCTTTCTTTTTGAATGCTTTCGGAAGCATCACTTCCACCATTTGCACATACACGCCGCGCCACATATTGGGATTGGGATAGCTCATATGCCGCAACTCATATCCCTGTGGGAAGATGATACTGGAACTATTGCGGGTATCGCTGAAATCGAACACTGCATTGGTAACGGTGAATACGAAACCATCCAGACCACTGATCTGGAATTTGGGCAGACTGATCGCCACCAGCATATCGTTCCAGTCACTCACTACTGATTTGAAACTTCCTGCTACCTGTACTTTGGTATCTGTGATCTGTTCGCCATTTTGATCACAGGGGATCAGCAATGAACGGGGAAAAACCACATCGGCAGCGATACCCATTTCCTTGAACCCATTACAGTCCATACTCAGGAAAGTTAGATCGTCGGCGGCCTGACCTTTATTGAGATTGAACCCTCCTTTCAGTATTACCTGGCTGTTGCCGCCATTGATATTGATGGGCACATTTCCGAGCAGGCAGAGCTTTGCATCGCCGATGATACCTCCTTTGTAAGAGAGCTTTAATCCACTCACACCAAAGAACAACTGGCCTGGACTCTGAGGAATTTCCACTTTTGCAAAAATGGTGAGCTCGGCAAAGGTTTCATGGAAAATGGCACTGCTGATGGCGAGCTTGTAAGTGACATTACTGATGGTCCTCTTCAATCCGATGGGCAATTCATTCAGATCATCTGGCTGCAATGTTTCCAGCCATTTGTTGAGATCGTCCACTTTCTGCACGGCGGCATTGGCCACTTCTTTCACTTTTACAGAATCTGCAAGTGTAAAAATGGATTTCCCGGAAATAGCGCTATCCGGTAATGCATGCTGAACAAATGCCGGTACACGCAAACTGTCATTGGCCCGGATCGAAGCGCCGGCCAGCAGGAAGAGTACAATGTATATGATCCTAAAATTCATGACTGCGTTTGTTGTGTTGTTAAAAACCGAAACTATAGCCCAGTGTTCCCGTCAGGTCTCTCTTATTTCCCCTGTTCAATACTGAGCGGTATTGATTGATCAGACTGAAATTGATATTGTGTTTTTTCAGTAAAGTGTAAGCAGCATTGAGGCGAACACTGAGTACACTATTTTGCTTTTTCCCTTGTGCTGTACTGTTATTGTAGGAAGATGAGAGGCCGGTTGTCAGCTTCTTCTTAAACAGTTTTGCATTGGCGGAAACAGTAGGTCCCTGTGTAATGAAATCGTTCCTGGCAATGGTATTGTAGCTGAGATTGTAAACGAATACCAGGTTGAGGCCGCGCTGCAGGTAGAGCAGACCATAGGATGTAGCCAGATTATAGAATTGTGAGCTATTACCCTTGCCCACTACTCCACCCTGTTCATCAGAAGCGTCCTGGAAAGTGGCATTCACATTGAGTGATTGCTGCTGCCATTCATTACGCTTTGTGATATAGTTCACGTTCAGCGAAGCGTTCTGCGACAATTGTGTAAAATTGAGCGTATCGAAATTCTGTATCGGGTTTACGTTATTGATATAATCGAACTGGGGCCTGATATTCATATAGGTTTTGAAACTGGAATAGTTCAGGCTGGTCTGTAAGCGGTCAGTAGGCAGGTAGTTCAGGCTGATAGCGCCTACCCATCTGCGTGTGGTGCTTTCTTTTTTATTGTCGAGGTTATCCCGCTGCGAACCAATGTTCAGGGCCATACTCACTTTATCTTTCAGCAGGCTCTGCGCCAGGTTCACTGTAATATTCTCCAGGTCGCTGTTGAAATAGTAAGCGCCCAATGTTGTGTATCCGGGGTTCACCCGTTCATATCCCACGCCCATAGTAGTTTTCAAAAAACTGTAATTGAGCTGTGACTTGAATGCAGCGTACTGTACGGTGGATGAATTCCCTTTCATCAATTTTCTCATGTAACCGTTGCCGGTAGTGATTGCTTCTTTATTATTGTTGCGTATATCGCGGGTAAGTGCGCTGTTGGCGTATTCGGCAGTGATCTCCATTCCTTTGGCCGGCTTGATGCCGATCTCATAAGCGATGGCCAGGTTTTGCCGGGGAAAGAGTTCCAGGCTATCGGGTGGTTTGGTAAGACTGCCCGCTTTGTCCTTTGCATAGAAAGTATTGATGCCTGCCTTCCACCATTTTTCTTCGTATACAGTCTTGAATCCGTAGCCCCATCTTTCGTAAGCTGGCATTGCGTTCAGGTTAGCGCTGTCGTAAGCAACGGCACGCTGCAATCTGCCAGCCATGGCGCTGAATTTCCAGTTGCCTTTGGGTGAAAGGTCAACGCCTGCACCGCGGAACTGGTGGCCATTCAGCGTGTATGGCGAAAAGCTCATAGACACATCGCCTATATGTCCGCTGATCCATTTGTAAGTGGGATGCAGGCTCAGCCGGTTCGGCATTACGGGATAGGAAAACCCGGAACCGGCATTGGTGAAATTGAAAGAGAACGGCAGGTTGAGCTTACCGAAAATGTTGGCGTTGGCATTGCCTTGCAGATACCAGGTGAAGGGATCACGACCGGTATTACCATTGCCATCGTAGAATATAGAGCTGGCAGATACGCCACCGTTGAACTTCACCGGTTTGGCCTTGAATACATCCTTCAGTCCTTCAATATCCACCTGCTGCGCATGTAAGGTTGCGCCTATAGAAAGATACAGGATCAATAGCCAGCATTTTTTCATAAGATCGGTTTTACCTGGGCTCTTTTTGAACTTTGATATCTACGACTATATATGACTGTTGTTCTTCCTGAACAAATTGTTTGATCCTGATGGCGCCTTTGATCCCATTGTTCTTTTTGAAGAGCAGTATTCTGGGAACTGTGCTGTTATTGAACTGCATCCAGGAGCTTGCTGTTGGTTCGATGGTGATCGATCTCAGTAATTGATCGTTGTTCATTCCATCAAATAGTTCCGGGCTCATAAAAGCCGCATAGGGCGAATATTCCAGGGAATTGATAATCGTTACAGGACCTGCACCGGGAATGGGATTGAATGCATAATGCGCCGCAGAATCCGGGCTGATGAAACGATTATAGTTGAAATTTTTGCTCAACCCGTAAAAGATGATATCGATGTCTTTACCTGCTTCGGTGAGATCATCTGCAGCAGTAAATTTCCTTCTCAGTTTGGTGGAAAAGAATGAACCGATACTGCTGTGGGCAAGACTGATACCCAGTTTGATATTGGAAAAACTGCGGAGGTTATTATCAGGTGATACAGTAATGGAATTCGATACAGACTTTTTTTCTTTTTTATTATCTGCTGTGAGCGTAACTGTATAAGTGCCTGGGTTGGTGAAATGTATCTCCGGTGATCTCGCCGTGTCGTTACTGATGGCGCCACCGGTGCTGGTCCATTTCCAGGTGATTCCTCCGATGGAAGTATTATTGAGTGTGGCGGTCAGGGGCGATTCATCATCTTCATCCTCAAAACCTGGCTCAATGCTAAACGCAGGTTGCAGCGATTCTTTGAGTGTAATGGTTTTCCTGAGTGTGAAAGTTTTACGGCCATTGCTCACAGTTAGTGTGATCTCATGATCCCCGGGTTCGGAGAAGGTGATGGTTCCTGGTTCCTGTTGGCTGGAGCTGCCCGGCGAACCGCCGCTGAAGCTCCAGCTAAAACCGCTGGCGCCTATGGTATTATTTGTGATCCTTACCTGCGCGGGCGCAAAATCATTCACGAGTATCTCCGTGCTGAAATCAACGGTGACCGAGCTGTCGAGATCAATGAGAACAGACTTTTCATCCCGGCTGTCTTCATTCCAGGTTTCCAGTTTGATATTGTAAGAACCGGCTTCATTGAATACGATGATGCCGGGATCCTGCTTATCGGAACTGACGGGTTTTCCACCTTCAAAAGTCCATTTGAAGCGATTGCCTCCGGTGGAGGAATTGATGAGTTTGATCCTGACGGGCACGGTGAAATTCTCATCCAAGATCTCATGGGTGAATGCTGCATGTGCATCAATCACCTGTTCGCGTTTACAGGAATTTAATAAGGTTCCGGTAAGCACAAGGCATACAACAACCAACCAACGCTGTTTCATCAGACAAGGTTTAGAAGCAATAAATTATTGGGTACTGTAACTAAGTACCGGAAATTCCAATGGTTGGTTTACAAGCTCGATGTTTCCTGGGATGGTTTGTGTGAAGTATCCTGAAAGGCAGGCCTGGTGTGGTTCCTGAGTAGATTTGATTCATGCCGGGTAGGGTTTAACGGGATAATAGATCTGTATTCCGGGGTCAATCTACAAAGAAAATTTGATTTATGCTATATAGTTTGGAAAAGAGAGGAAGATTTGCGGTTAGCCGTAAACGTTTAACAATCTTACAGTGCTAAAACTATTTTTAGAAGCCTTGTGGAACCAGACCAAGTTTATTGATCATTGAAAAACTCAAGGCGAATTGTTCATGAACCTGCAGCACTTCTTTGAAATCCCAATATTTCAGTTTGGAACTTAGCTGCGTAAGCTGGGCCACTTCTTTCTTTATTCTTTCAATTTGTTTGGCATCGCTAACAGCAACGAGCCCTTGCACAGCCGGATTATTTGCAGCTTTCAGGAGATTCAGGATCAAACTATCAATGGACCCGTTTGTCTGCACTTCAAATACATAAATTACCCGCCCCATATTGCCAATAGTGGCCTCCCAAACAGTATCAACCACTGCGCCATTGGCAACCTTCATTTCAATATCAGCTTTGAAACCTAAAAAATTTCCGATTGCTGCCAGCTTATCACGAATATCGTTATGCTTGAATTCAACTATCGCCTCCAACTCTTCCTTCTGAAGCTTGGCCGCCTCATTTCCCGGTATAATCAAGCTTGCTTTTTGCAAAGCAAGCTCTGCATCATCAGCTTCTTTTCCTTTCTTGAAGTCACTCAATTTCTCTATTACCTGCAATTCATCCCACATAAAATAATCAACAGCCAATAAAGTAGGATCCTCAAAACCATTTGCAGCCAATCTACCGGCCATCTCTTTACACACCTGGGAAAGATATGTATACACTCTGCCTGTCAACTGGTAATCGTAAGTTGGAAGATTAGGTACTCCCA
This portion of the Pseudobacter ginsenosidimutans genome encodes:
- a CDS encoding PKD domain-containing protein, which codes for MKQRWLVVVCLVLTGTLLNSCKREQVIDAHAAFTHEILDENFTVPVRIKLINSSTGGNRFKWTFEGGKPVSSDKQDPGIIVFNEAGSYNIKLETWNEDSRDEKSVLIDLDSSVTVDFSTEILVNDFAPAQVRITNNTIGASGFSWSFSGGSPGSSSQQEPGTITFSEPGDHEITLTVSNGRKTFTLRKTITLKESLQPAFSIEPGFEDEDDESPLTATLNNTSIGGITWKWTSTGGAISNDTARSPEIHFTNPGTYTVTLTADNKKEKKSVSNSITVSPDNNLRSFSNIKLGISLAHSSIGSFFSTKLRRKFTAADDLTEAGKDIDIIFYGLSKNFNYNRFISPDSAAHYAFNPIPGAGPVTIINSLEYSPYAAFMSPELFDGMNNDQLLRSITIEPTASSWMQFNNSTVPRILLFKKNNGIKGAIRIKQFVQEEQQSYIVVDIKVQKEPR
- a CDS encoding TonB-dependent receptor, with protein sequence MKKCWLLILYLSIGATLHAQQVDIEGLKDVFKAKPVKFNGGVSASSIFYDGNGNTGRDPFTWYLQGNANANIFGKLNLPFSFNFTNAGSGFSYPVMPNRLSLHPTYKWISGHIGDVSMSFSPYTLNGHQFRGAGVDLSPKGNWKFSAMAGRLQRAVAYDSANLNAMPAYERWGYGFKTVYEEKWWKAGINTFYAKDKAGSLTKPPDSLELFPRQNLAIAYEIGIKPAKGMEITAEYANSALTRDIRNNNKEAITTGNGYMRKLMKGNSSTVQYAAFKSQLNYSFLKTTMGVGYERVNPGYTTLGAYYFNSDLENITVNLAQSLLKDKVSMALNIGSQRDNLDNKKESTTRRWVGAISLNYLPTDRLQTSLNYSSFKTYMNIRPQFDYINNVNPIQNFDTLNFTQLSQNASLNVNYITKRNEWQQQSLNVNATFQDASDEQGGVVGKGNSSQFYNLATSYGLLYLQRGLNLVFVYNLSYNTIARNDFITQGPTVSANAKLFKKKLTTGLSSSYNNSTAQGKKQNSVLSVRLNAAYTLLKKHNINFSLINQYRSVLNRGNKRDLTGTLGYSFGF